In Ochrobactrum sp. Marseille-Q0166, a single genomic region encodes these proteins:
- the ykgO gene encoding type B 50S ribosomal protein L36, with translation MKIKNSLKALKARHRDCQLVRRKGRVYIINKTAPRFKARQG, from the coding sequence ATGAAGATCAAGAATTCGCTCAAGGCGCTCAAGGCCCGTCATCGTGACTGCCAGCTCGTTCGCCGCAAGGGCCGCGTTTACATCATCAATAAGACTGCTCCGCGCTTCAAGGCACGTCAGGGCTAA
- a CDS encoding DUF465 domain-containing protein: MSDQDQAEIRLAVARLKQEHADFDAAIDAMMQVGCDQLRIQRMKKKKLAIKDKLQELEDQVIPDIIA; encoded by the coding sequence ATGTCCGATCAGGATCAGGCCGAAATCAGATTGGCCGTTGCACGTCTGAAACAAGAACACGCGGATTTTGATGCAGCCATAGATGCAATGATGCAGGTCGGTTGCGATCAGCTGCGTATTCAGCGCATGAAAAAGAAAAAGCTCGCCATCAAGGATAAGCTGCAGGAACTGGAAGATCAGGTCATCCCTGACATCATCGCTTGA
- a CDS encoding ABC-F family ATP-binding cassette domain-containing protein, with product MAPPLLRLDQIKLTFGGTPLLEDAALSVSEGDRIALVGRNGSGKSTLLKIAAGMVEPTSGEIYKHPGATIRYLPQVPDLDGFANVRAYVEAGLGPTDDPHRVTYLLEHLGLTGEEKPDHLSGGEARRAALARVIAPQPDVLLLDEPTNHLDLTTIEWLEGELRQIRSAIVLISHDRRFLENVSRSTVWLDRGLTRRIDQGFGHFEEWRDKILEEEERDHHKLGRQIAREEHWLRYGVTARRKRNMRRLGELHSMRADFRNHRKAQGTAVLTASDSKESGKLVIEAKKLNKAYGERVLVQDFSARVQRGDRIGLVGPNGAGKTTLLSMLTGKLEPDSGTLRLGVNLEMAELDQKRESLNLDDTLAHYLTDGRGESLVVNGEQRHVVSYMKDFLFQPEQARTPIRELSGGERARLMLARVLARPANLLILDEPTNDLDMETLDLLQELVSGFPGTVILVSHDRDFLDRTVTSVIAPEGDGNWLEYAGGYADMMAQRKEQALAKRNVKTASARTDEKDEDASQPRSGEKRDEKRKLSYKQKFALETLPGKMDALAKEMTLLEGKLADPQLYAKDPTLFSKTADLLEKKRSEHSAMEEEWLELEMLREEIEG from the coding sequence ATGGCACCTCCGCTTCTTCGCCTCGATCAGATCAAGCTTACCTTTGGCGGCACCCCGCTTCTGGAAGATGCAGCCCTTTCGGTTAGTGAGGGCGACCGCATTGCGCTGGTCGGACGCAATGGTTCTGGCAAGTCAACCCTGCTTAAAATTGCAGCGGGCATGGTCGAACCAACATCTGGCGAAATCTACAAACATCCAGGTGCCACTATCCGCTATCTGCCGCAGGTGCCTGATCTTGATGGCTTTGCCAATGTGCGCGCTTATGTGGAAGCTGGTCTTGGACCAACGGATGATCCGCATCGCGTGACCTATCTGCTGGAACATCTGGGCTTGACCGGCGAGGAAAAGCCCGATCACCTGTCGGGCGGTGAAGCGCGTCGTGCAGCCCTTGCCCGCGTGATTGCTCCGCAGCCTGATGTGCTTCTGCTCGACGAGCCGACCAACCATCTTGATCTCACGACGATCGAATGGCTTGAAGGTGAGCTGCGCCAAATCCGTTCGGCCATCGTTCTAATCTCGCACGACCGCCGCTTTCTGGAGAATGTCAGCCGCTCAACGGTCTGGCTTGATCGTGGCCTTACCCGCCGCATCGATCAGGGCTTTGGTCATTTCGAGGAATGGCGCGACAAGATTCTAGAAGAAGAAGAGCGGGATCATCACAAGCTTGGACGCCAGATTGCGCGCGAGGAACATTGGTTGCGCTATGGCGTAACCGCACGGCGCAAGCGCAATATGCGCCGTCTCGGTGAGTTGCACTCCATGCGCGCTGATTTCCGCAATCATCGCAAGGCGCAGGGCACAGCAGTTCTGACGGCAAGTGATTCCAAAGAATCCGGCAAGCTGGTGATTGAAGCGAAGAAGCTTAACAAGGCCTATGGTGAACGCGTTCTTGTTCAGGATTTTTCGGCCCGTGTTCAACGTGGTGATCGCATCGGCCTTGTTGGACCAAACGGCGCAGGCAAGACCACGCTTTTATCGATGCTGACCGGCAAGCTTGAGCCGGATTCCGGTACATTGCGTCTTGGCGTTAATCTGGAAATGGCCGAGCTTGATCAGAAGCGTGAAAGTCTGAACCTTGATGACACGCTTGCGCATTATCTCACAGACGGGCGCGGGGAGAGTCTCGTGGTGAATGGCGAGCAGCGCCATGTTGTCTCCTACATGAAAGACTTCCTGTTTCAGCCGGAACAGGCGCGGACCCCCATCCGCGAACTTTCCGGTGGTGAACGCGCACGTCTGATGTTGGCACGCGTTCTGGCACGGCCTGCAAATCTGCTGATCCTTGACGAACCGACCAACGATCTCGACATGGAAACGCTTGATCTGTTGCAGGAACTGGTTTCCGGCTTTCCGGGAACAGTCATCCTTGTCAGCCACGACCGCGATTTTCTTGATCGCACTGTGACGTCTGTGATCGCGCCGGAAGGTGATGGCAACTGGCTCGAATATGCTGGTGGCTATGCCGATATGATGGCACAGCGTAAAGAGCAGGCGTTGGCAAAGCGTAACGTCAAGACGGCGAGCGCTCGTACTGATGAAAAGGATGAGGATGCATCCCAGCCCCGGAGTGGTGAGAAGCGCGATGAAAAGCGCAAGCTTTCCTATAAGCAGAAATTCGCACTTGAAACCCTACCCGGCAAAATGGATGCTTTGGCAAAGGAAATGACTCTGCTGGAAGGCAAGCTTGCCGACCCGCAGCTTTACGCCAAGGACCCGACGCTGTTTTCGAAAACCGCCGATCTTCTTGAAAAGAAGCGCTCTGAACACTCTGCCATGGAAGAAGAATGGCTGGAACTGGAGATGTTGCGCGAAGAGATCGAGGGATAA
- a CDS encoding tetratricopeptide repeat protein produces the protein MMKIMRMRNVFAYLNNSSFLITLGLSALISMSSAYAETKPSLTAPITPVQVGADSDQKPAAKEQNQAEHTPEERLDKLFADLKRTSDEKKARRLTIEINQIWQQSGSATVDLLVQWANSAMLEKRYVSALDFLNEAIAINPDYAEAWNRRATVYYLRNDYAHAMYDINRTLELEPRHYGALSGMADILRARGLKEQALKAYEKALEVNPMMRDAQRNLLDLTEELSDTRT, from the coding sequence ATAATGAAAATTATGCGCATGCGGAACGTTTTTGCATATCTGAACAATTCTTCATTTCTGATTACGCTGGGCCTGTCGGCCCTGATCAGCATGTCTTCGGCCTATGCCGAGACAAAGCCCTCCCTGACAGCGCCCATTACGCCGGTGCAGGTCGGCGCTGACAGCGACCAGAAACCTGCTGCCAAAGAACAAAACCAAGCCGAACACACGCCGGAAGAGCGCCTCGACAAGCTTTTTGCCGATCTCAAGCGTACTTCTGATGAAAAGAAGGCTCGTCGCCTCACTATTGAAATCAATCAGATATGGCAGCAATCCGGCAGCGCTACAGTTGATCTGTTGGTGCAATGGGCAAATTCTGCCATGCTTGAAAAGCGCTACGTATCCGCGCTGGATTTTCTCAATGAAGCAATAGCTATCAATCCCGACTATGCGGAAGCATGGAACCGTCGCGCAACAGTGTATTACCTGCGCAACGATTATGCGCACGCCATGTACGACATCAATCGTACGCTGGAGCTTGAGCCACGCCATTATGGCGCACTCTCGGGCATGGCAGATATCTTACGTGCTCGCGGCCTCAAGGAACAAGCATTGAAGGCTTATGAGAAAGCGCTGGAAGTTAATCCGATGATGCGTGATGCACAGCGAAACCTCCTCGACCTCACAGAAGAGTTGAGCGATACCCGCACCTGA
- a CDS encoding 5-(carboxyamino)imidazole ribonucleotide synthase, whose amino-acid sequence MANSALKAGSTIGIIGGGQLGRMLAMAAARLGYETIILEPQADCPAAQVANRQIIAAYDDPSALAELATASDVITYEFENVPVSAADKLAESALVFPPPAALEISQDRFTEKQFLNESGIETAPWRLVDDEESLIAALGALGERGILKTRRLGYDGKGQVRLKSLDENEARAALETIKHAPAILEGFIAFEREVSVIAARDRGGNVAIFDIAENVHKDGILATSTVPAEISGETADAASQAASKLLHALDYVGVLGLEFFVLADGTLLANEFAPRVHNSGHWTEAACAISQFEQHIRAVAGLPLGDTVRHSDCVMENLIGDDVEKVPAILAESNAVLHLYGKKEARPGRKMGHVTRIKPRT is encoded by the coding sequence ATGGCAAATTCCGCACTGAAGGCTGGATCAACGATCGGCATTATCGGCGGCGGCCAGTTGGGTCGTATGCTGGCCATGGCGGCAGCTCGGCTCGGCTATGAGACAATCATTCTGGAGCCACAGGCCGATTGCCCGGCGGCTCAGGTGGCAAACCGCCAGATCATAGCAGCCTATGATGATCCCTCAGCTCTTGCAGAGCTTGCGACTGCCTCCGACGTAATCACCTATGAATTCGAGAACGTGCCCGTATCTGCCGCAGACAAGCTGGCAGAATCGGCGCTTGTTTTTCCGCCGCCGGCAGCGCTTGAAATCTCGCAGGACCGCTTCACCGAAAAGCAGTTTCTCAATGAAAGCGGTATCGAGACTGCGCCCTGGCGCCTGGTCGATGACGAAGAGTCACTTATCGCGGCGCTGGGCGCTTTGGGAGAACGCGGGATCCTGAAAACCCGTCGCCTCGGCTATGATGGTAAGGGACAGGTGCGTCTCAAGTCTCTTGACGAGAACGAAGCGCGTGCAGCACTTGAGACAATCAAGCATGCACCGGCAATTCTGGAAGGTTTCATCGCATTCGAGCGCGAAGTTTCGGTCATTGCGGCGCGTGATCGCGGCGGCAATGTTGCCATCTTCGATATTGCCGAGAACGTTCACAAGGACGGCATTCTCGCAACTTCGACGGTTCCAGCCGAAATCTCGGGTGAGACAGCAGATGCTGCAAGCCAAGCGGCTTCAAAGCTTCTGCACGCGCTTGATTATGTCGGCGTGCTTGGTCTGGAATTCTTCGTTCTTGCGGACGGCACGCTGCTTGCTAATGAATTTGCGCCACGTGTGCACAATTCTGGCCATTGGACGGAAGCCGCTTGTGCGATCTCGCAGTTTGAACAACACATTCGCGCGGTAGCAGGTTTGCCACTTGGTGACACCGTGCGCCATTCGGATTGTGTGATGGAGAATCTGATTGGCGATGACGTAGAAAAGGTTCCAGCGATTCTCGCAGAATCGAATGCCGTGCTGCATCTCTACGGCAAGAAAGAAGCGAGGCCGGGCCGCAAGATGGGTCATGTAACCCGCATAAAACCCCGCACTTGA
- a CDS encoding DUF2312 domain-containing protein, giving the protein MSDDITSEAQTIAVGQLRAFIERIERLEEEKKTIGDDIKEVYAELKGSGFDSKVVRTIIRLRKKEDHERQEEEAMLQLYMDALGMG; this is encoded by the coding sequence GTGAGCGACGATATTACCAGCGAAGCCCAGACCATCGCCGTTGGCCAGTTGCGTGCTTTTATCGAGCGCATCGAGCGTCTTGAAGAAGAAAAAAAGACCATCGGCGACGATATCAAGGAAGTTTACGCGGAATTGAAGGGTTCGGGGTTTGACAGCAAGGTCGTAAGGACCATTATTCGTCTGCGTAAAAAAGAAGACCATGAACGTCAGGAAGAAGAAGCCATGCTCCAGCTTTATATGGATGCACTTGGTATGGGCTGA
- a CDS encoding thiamine diphosphokinase translates to MSTFVILLGGDLVVTDRLKSQIAGARVLAADSGIRHAVALDVEPELWLGDFDSASDALKEQYAHVPQKTFPRAKDMTDGELALSEAYERGAEKVILCGAFGGARTDHTLLHLTMATAQAAEGRTILLSSGEEEAWPLIPGDFLYDFADGTSFSVINFCKVEGLSIKNAEWPLDNVTLPFGSSWTVSNIVRGTLCVSVRSGLAILVANFGEETPL, encoded by the coding sequence ATGAGCACATTTGTCATTCTACTCGGCGGCGATCTTGTCGTCACGGATCGTTTGAAAAGCCAGATTGCAGGAGCGCGTGTTCTTGCGGCGGATAGTGGCATACGTCATGCGGTCGCGCTGGACGTAGAGCCGGAGCTGTGGCTGGGGGATTTTGATTCCGCATCCGATGCGTTGAAAGAACAGTATGCCCATGTGCCGCAAAAGACTTTTCCGCGTGCCAAAGACATGACCGATGGCGAGCTTGCGCTGTCGGAAGCCTATGAGCGGGGTGCGGAAAAGGTCATTTTGTGCGGTGCCTTCGGCGGTGCGCGTACTGATCATACGCTGCTGCACCTCACCATGGCGACAGCGCAGGCGGCAGAGGGGCGCACCATTCTTCTATCCAGTGGAGAGGAAGAAGCCTGGCCTCTGATACCCGGCGATTTTCTCTACGATTTTGCAGACGGCACGTCGTTCAGCGTGATAAATTTCTGCAAGGTTGAGGGCTTGTCGATCAAAAATGCAGAGTGGCCGTTAGATAATGTGACACTGCCGTTCGGCTCTTCCTGGACCGTTTCCAACATTGTGCGTGGAACTCTTTGTGTTTCCGTGCGTTCAGGTCTAGCGATACTTGTAGCCAACTTTGGTGAAGAGACCCCACTTTAG
- a CDS encoding DUF465 domain-containing protein produces the protein MMAIESHLATLEQKHGALEEEISEALASPAIDDLHVTSLKRKKLALKEQIEKLKTQVTRH, from the coding sequence ATGATGGCTATTGAGTCCCATCTTGCCACGCTTGAACAGAAGCACGGCGCTTTGGAAGAGGAAATCTCCGAAGCTTTGGCGTCGCCGGCAATTGATGACCTGCATGTTACTTCTCTCAAACGTAAGAAGCTTGCTCTCAAAGAGCAGATTGAAAAACTGAAAACCCAGGTAACGCGACATTAA
- the pyk gene encoding pyruvate kinase translates to MKRNRKVKILATLGPASGEESIIRKLFEAGADVFRINMSHADHDLMRTLVKRIRNVEKELGRPIGILADLQGPKLRVGKFKNTKVALVAGQTFTLDNNEELGDETRVYLPHPEILEAVEPGHRLLIDDGKLELIAEASDGKSIRCKVVAGTSISDRKGVSLPDTTLGVGALTEKDYRDFEAVLKEEIDWVALSFIQRPEDLVEARKFSGGKVALMSKIEKPQAVTRLDEIIELSDAIMVARGDLGVEMPLESVPGIQKQMIRKARRAGKPVVVATQMLESMITAPVPTRAEVSDVATAVFEGADAVMLSAESASGQYPVEAVATMNRIAEKVEREPTYPGILDAQRAIPEPTGADAISLAARQIAETLNLSAIVTYTASGTTGLRAARERPRTPIIALSPVVDTARRLSVVWGLHCVVTEDAHDLEDMVDHACQVAFKEEFGKAGDRLIITAGVPFGTPGATNLLRIAYIGADGQSTD, encoded by the coding sequence ATGAAGCGCAACCGCAAGGTCAAGATTCTCGCCACACTCGGCCCGGCGTCAGGCGAGGAATCTATTATCCGCAAGCTTTTTGAAGCTGGCGCAGACGTCTTCCGTATCAATATGAGCCATGCTGACCATGACCTGATGCGCACGCTCGTCAAACGTATTCGTAATGTGGAAAAGGAACTGGGTCGCCCGATCGGTATTCTGGCCGACCTTCAGGGTCCTAAGCTGCGCGTTGGCAAGTTCAAGAATACAAAGGTTGCACTTGTTGCAGGCCAGACCTTCACGCTCGACAACAATGAAGAACTCGGAGATGAAACACGCGTCTATCTCCCGCATCCGGAAATTCTGGAAGCTGTTGAGCCGGGCCACCGGCTTCTCATTGACGACGGCAAACTGGAACTGATTGCCGAAGCAAGCGATGGCAAGTCGATCCGCTGCAAGGTTGTAGCAGGCACCAGTATTTCCGACCGCAAAGGTGTCAGCCTGCCGGATACCACATTGGGTGTCGGCGCACTGACCGAAAAGGATTACAGGGATTTTGAGGCTGTTCTGAAAGAAGAAATCGACTGGGTCGCTTTGTCATTTATTCAGCGTCCTGAAGACCTGGTCGAAGCCCGCAAGTTCTCTGGCGGCAAAGTTGCCCTGATGTCGAAAATCGAAAAGCCGCAGGCTGTGACCCGTCTTGATGAGATCATTGAGCTCTCTGACGCGATCATGGTTGCCCGTGGCGATCTGGGTGTGGAAATGCCACTGGAAAGCGTTCCGGGTATTCAGAAGCAGATGATTCGCAAAGCACGTCGCGCCGGCAAGCCGGTTGTGGTTGCCACGCAGATGCTCGAATCGATGATCACTGCACCTGTTCCGACGCGCGCGGAAGTATCTGACGTTGCGACAGCGGTGTTTGAAGGTGCTGACGCTGTCATGCTTTCGGCAGAATCGGCTTCTGGTCAGTATCCGGTTGAAGCGGTAGCGACGATGAACCGTATCGCGGAAAAGGTCGAACGTGAGCCGACCTATCCCGGCATTCTCGATGCACAGCGTGCGATTCCTGAACCGACGGGCGCCGATGCGATCTCGCTTGCTGCGCGTCAGATTGCTGAAACGCTCAACCTGTCTGCAATCGTTACCTACACGGCTTCCGGAACAACCGGCCTTCGTGCCGCGCGTGAACGCCCACGCACACCGATTATCGCGCTGTCTCCGGTTGTCGATACCGCACGTCGTCTTTCGGTTGTCTGGGGTCTGCACTGCGTTGTAACCGAAGATGCCCATGATCTCGAAGACATGGTCGATCACGCTTGTCAGGTCGCTTTCAAGGAAGAATTCGGCAAGGCTGGCGATCGTCTGATCATCACCGCAGGTGTCCCGTTCGGAACTCCGGGTGCCACCAACCTGCTGCGCATTGCCTATATTGGCGCTGACGGTCAATCGACAGATTAA
- a CDS encoding aldo/keto reductase — protein MEFRKLGRTELEVSPLCFGGNVFGWTVDEGTSFSLLDRFVDAGFNFIDTADVYSAWAPGNAGGESETIIGNWLKSRGLRHKVIIATKVGSEMGPNEKGLSPSYIRKAVDASLKRLQTDYIDLYQSHWDDPETPFEDVLGTYQELIKAGKVRAIGASNLTPERLTESLDVAKQHGLPRYETLQPLYNLYDRAAFEDGLEAICRDNGLGVISYFSLASGFLTGKYRSKDDLGQSARGQAVEKYLTDRGSRIIAALDQVARANDAKPAQIAIAWLIARPSITAPIASATRLTQLNELLDAAQIKLDAEAIALLDKASA, from the coding sequence ATGGAGTTTAGAAAGCTCGGACGTACTGAACTTGAGGTTTCGCCGCTATGTTTTGGCGGCAACGTGTTTGGCTGGACGGTCGATGAAGGAACATCATTTTCGCTTCTCGACCGTTTTGTCGATGCAGGATTTAATTTTATCGACACAGCCGATGTCTATTCCGCATGGGCACCGGGCAATGCCGGTGGTGAATCGGAAACCATTATCGGCAACTGGCTGAAATCCCGCGGCCTGCGCCACAAGGTTATCATTGCAACAAAAGTAGGTTCGGAGATGGGGCCAAACGAAAAAGGCCTTTCACCAAGCTATATCCGCAAAGCCGTCGATGCCTCCCTCAAACGACTGCAGACCGACTATATCGATCTCTATCAGTCGCACTGGGATGATCCAGAAACTCCGTTTGAAGACGTTCTTGGCACCTATCAGGAGCTAATCAAGGCCGGTAAAGTCCGAGCAATCGGCGCATCCAATCTGACACCGGAACGTCTGACGGAATCGCTTGATGTTGCGAAGCAGCATGGCCTGCCCCGCTATGAAACCTTGCAGCCGCTTTATAATCTCTATGACAGGGCTGCTTTTGAGGATGGACTTGAAGCGATCTGCCGCGACAATGGGCTGGGCGTTATCAGTTACTTTTCGCTGGCTTCAGGTTTTCTGACCGGCAAATACCGCTCGAAAGATGATCTCGGCCAAAGTGCACGCGGTCAAGCCGTGGAAAAATACCTGACGGATCGCGGGTCGCGGATTATTGCAGCGCTCGATCAGGTCGCTCGTGCCAATGACGCTAAGCCCGCGCAAATCGCAATTGCCTGGCTGATTGCAAGACCATCCATCACTGCGCCAATTGCAAGCGCCACACGCCTCACCCAGCTCAATGAGCTGCTTGACGCCGCTCAGATCAAACTTGATGCGGAGGCTATTGCCCTGCTCGACAAGGCAAGCGCTTAA
- a CDS encoding N-formylglutamate amidohydrolase, protein MSCDPSFSPVYQVDGDLSLGLLLTADHARRDVPAEYGSLGLAQSEFDRHIAYDIGVEKLTRQLAAKLNAPAVMGGFSRLLIDPNRGEDDPTLIMQLSDGAVISGNYPMSPEEREIRLDRFYRPYHDAIASMSTRVAAKSRKAPFIVSIHSFTPNWRGKDRPWQIGLLWDSDPRAVTPLLSMLREEQDLIVGDNEPYDGALKNDAMYRHATARGYAHVLIEVRQDLIANEAGAREWADRLAPMLDAINAMPEIHEIRHYGSRSGPVSPLRD, encoded by the coding sequence ATGTCATGTGATCCGTCATTTTCCCCCGTCTATCAGGTCGACGGCGATCTCAGCCTCGGTCTGCTTCTGACCGCTGACCATGCCCGCCGTGATGTGCCGGCTGAATATGGCAGCCTTGGCCTGGCGCAAAGCGAGTTCGATCGGCATATCGCCTATGATATCGGCGTTGAGAAACTGACACGTCAATTGGCTGCGAAGCTCAATGCACCTGCCGTCATGGGTGGCTTTTCGCGCCTTCTGATCGATCCAAATCGCGGCGAAGACGATCCGACGCTTATCATGCAATTGTCAGATGGTGCGGTGATTTCGGGCAACTACCCGATGTCGCCCGAAGAGCGGGAAATCCGCCTCGACCGTTTCTATCGCCCTTATCATGATGCGATTGCATCCATGAGCACGCGGGTTGCCGCGAAGAGTCGCAAGGCACCATTTATCGTCTCGATCCATTCGTTCACCCCAAACTGGCGCGGCAAGGATCGTCCGTGGCAAATCGGACTGCTCTGGGATTCTGATCCGCGCGCCGTAACGCCCCTACTTTCCATGCTGCGGGAAGAGCAGGACCTCATTGTCGGTGATAACGAGCCTTATGATGGCGCACTTAAAAACGATGCCATGTACCGTCATGCAACGGCGCGTGGCTATGCGCATGTTCTGATTGAGGTGCGTCAGGATCTGATTGCTAACGAGGCCGGTGCGCGTGAATGGGCCGATCGGCTTGCCCCTATGCTCGATGCCATCAACGCCATGCCGGAAATCCACGAAATCCGCCATTATGGTTCTCGGTCAGGCCCGGTTTCGCCTCTGAGAGACTAA
- the thiB gene encoding thiamine ABC transporter substrate binding subunit: MRLLSLLTLSLSAAFAFAPVAHAKDKLTIYTYDSFVSEWGPGPKVKENFEKECDCELEWVASADGVALLNRLKLEGGNTKADIVLGLDTNLTTEARATGYFAPSGIDLSNVKVPGDFKDDIFVPYDYGYFAIVYDSEKLPNPPKSLKELVEGDPSQKIVIQDPRTSTPGLGILLWIKSVYGDQAGEAWEKLQKRILTVTPGWSEAYGLFTKGEAPMVLSYTTSPAYHMIAENTERYKALAYPEGNYLQVELAAQTTTGAKNPLAQKFLAFMTGPGFQDVIPETNWMFPAGKTSAPLAAAFDKLPKPEKTLLIPADEVAKNRKAWVDEWLAASSK; the protein is encoded by the coding sequence ATGCGGCTTTTATCTCTGCTTACACTGTCGCTGAGCGCAGCTTTTGCCTTTGCACCTGTTGCTCACGCCAAAGACAAGTTGACCATCTACACCTATGACAGCTTCGTTTCGGAGTGGGGTCCAGGCCCAAAGGTCAAGGAAAACTTCGAGAAAGAATGCGATTGCGAGCTGGAATGGGTGGCATCAGCCGATGGCGTAGCACTGCTCAATCGCCTCAAGCTTGAGGGCGGCAATACCAAAGCGGACATCGTTCTTGGCCTCGACACGAACCTGACCACCGAAGCACGCGCCACGGGCTACTTCGCGCCAAGCGGCATTGATCTTTCCAATGTCAAAGTGCCTGGCGACTTCAAGGACGATATTTTCGTACCTTATGATTACGGCTATTTCGCTATTGTCTATGATTCCGAAAAGCTGCCAAATCCGCCGAAAAGCCTGAAAGAGCTGGTCGAAGGCGATCCTTCGCAAAAGATCGTCATTCAGGATCCGCGCACATCGACACCGGGCCTCGGCATTCTGCTCTGGATCAAATCTGTCTATGGCGATCAGGCAGGCGAAGCTTGGGAAAAGCTGCAGAAGCGCATTCTCACGGTTACGCCGGGCTGGTCGGAAGCCTATGGCCTGTTCACCAAGGGTGAAGCACCAATGGTGCTGTCATACACCACCTCTCCTGCCTATCATATGATTGCCGAGAATACGGAGCGCTATAAGGCGCTGGCTTATCCTGAAGGCAATTACCTTCAGGTCGAGCTTGCCGCCCAGACAACAACCGGTGCCAAGAACCCGCTGGCGCAGAAATTCCTCGCTTTCATGACCGGCCCCGGCTTTCAGGATGTAATCCCTGAAACCAACTGGATGTTCCCGGCAGGCAAAACCTCCGCGCCTCTTGCGGCCGCCTTCGACAAACTGCCGAAGCCTGAAAAGACCCTTCTCATCCCGGCAGACGAGGTTGCAAAGAACCGTAAGGCCTGGGTCGATGAATGGCTGGCTGCTTCCAGCAAATGA
- the purE gene encoding 5-(carboxyamino)imidazole ribonucleotide mutase, producing MSRSADVAIIMGSQSDWETMRHAADTLEALGITFDARIVSAHRTPDRLVAFAKGAKAEGFKVVIAGAGGAAHLPGMAAAMTPLPVFGVPVQSKALSGQDSLLSIVQMPAGIPVGTLAIGRAGAVNAALLAAAVLALYDDALAARLDEWRTAQTESVAERPSDEV from the coding sequence ATGAGCAGAAGTGCAGATGTCGCAATCATTATGGGAAGCCAATCCGATTGGGAAACAATGCGCCATGCCGCTGATACGCTCGAAGCATTGGGCATAACCTTCGATGCACGTATTGTTTCCGCACATCGCACGCCCGATCGGCTTGTCGCCTTTGCCAAGGGCGCAAAGGCCGAAGGCTTCAAGGTTGTGATTGCAGGCGCAGGTGGCGCGGCTCACCTACCCGGTATGGCCGCAGCTATGACCCCGCTTCCGGTCTTTGGTGTTCCTGTACAATCGAAAGCCCTATCAGGACAGGATTCGCTCCTTTCCATCGTGCAGATGCCAGCCGGAATTCCGGTCGGAACGCTTGCTATCGGTCGCGCCGGTGCCGTGAATGCTGCTCTGCTTGCCGCAGCTGTCCTTGCTCTTTACGATGATGCACTTGCAGCGCGTCTTGATGAATGGCGCACAGCCCAGACAGAAAGCGTTGCAGAACGCCCATCCGACGAGGTTTGA
- a CDS encoding DUF1036 domain-containing protein produces MRLPMFLGLFSSVLVGALSVTSMEARADFRVCNSTQNLVGVSIGYRAKAGWVTEGWWHIDGSTCKTLIEGPLTSRYYYLFAEDSQSGGRWEGKVNMCVAEKEFRITGVQDCFARGFQRNGFQEYDTGEQSSWMVQLTDETPLENSTVTGTNNQ; encoded by the coding sequence ATGCGACTTCCAATGTTTTTGGGTTTGTTTTCCAGTGTGCTGGTTGGTGCTCTGAGTGTTACATCCATGGAAGCGCGAGCCGATTTTCGTGTATGTAACTCAACTCAAAATCTGGTTGGCGTTTCTATTGGCTACAGAGCCAAGGCCGGCTGGGTGACAGAGGGGTGGTGGCATATTGATGGTTCCACCTGCAAAACGCTGATCGAGGGGCCGTTGACCTCCCGATACTATTATCTTTTCGCAGAAGATTCTCAAAGTGGTGGTCGCTGGGAAGGCAAAGTGAACATGTGTGTGGCGGAAAAGGAATTCCGCATCACCGGTGTTCAGGACTGTTTTGCACGCGGGTTTCAACGCAATGGATTCCAGGAATACGATACCGGGGAGCAATCGAGCTGGATGGTACAGCTCACCGATGAAACGCCGTTAGAAAACTCCACAGTTACAGGAACGAATAACCAATGA